One Gadus morhua chromosome 1, gadMor3.0, whole genome shotgun sequence DNA segment encodes these proteins:
- the LOC115548041 gene encoding transcription factor HES-2: protein MSPNMTCVNSHSFSPRLTVAKRKEALELRKTMKPLMEKRRRARINDSLDHLKSLIIPLTGKDKSRYSKLEKADILEMTVRFLGEIPMSGKKSTSDSYKEGYKACLDRVSALLPQTSMDQGACQRVNQFIQQSSSAPITPTCSNCCSQSSMALPQIQQRLMNLKSSLGPRAGLQSPNLNHRAQPAPQAASPDMWRPW, encoded by the exons ATGTCTCCAAACATGACCTGCGTAAACAGCCACTCGTTCTCTCCACGGCTGACCGTGGCTAAGAGAAAGGAAGCGCTGGAGCTCAGAAAG ACCATGAAACCGTTGATGGAGAAACGCCGGCGCGCTCGCATCAACGACAGCCTGGATCACTTGAAGAGCCTTATCATCCCCCTTACGGGCAAAGAT AAGTCCCGCTACTCAAAGCTCGAGAAGGCAGACATCCTCGAGATGACTGTTCGGTTCCTCGGAGAGATCCCAATGAGCGGCAAAAAAA GTACCTCTGACAGCTACAAAGAAGGCTATAAAGCGTGCCTGGACCGCGTGTCCGCTCTGCTGCCCCAAACCAGCATGGACCAAGGCGCGTGCCAGCGCGTTAACCAGTTCATCCAGCAGTCCTCCTCTGCCCCCATCACCCCGACCTGCAGCAACTGCTGTTCCCAGAGCTCCATGGCTCTCCCCCAGATCCAGCAGAGACTCATGAACCTCAAATCCAGCTTGGGCCCCCGCGCGGGGCTCCAGTCCCCGAACCTCAACCACCGCGCCCAGCCGGCCCCACAAGCAGCCAGCCCCGACATGTGGAGGCCCTGGTAG